A stretch of Caenibius tardaugens NBRC 16725 DNA encodes these proteins:
- a CDS encoding TlyA family RNA methyltransferase has protein sequence MAQKQRIDQLLVMRGLAESRARAQALVMAGLVMVGDRKADKPGQQFAEDVEIVLKGRDHPWVSRGGIKLAHAIDHFALDPTGVVAMDIGSSTGGFTDVLLSKGAERVFAVDSGTNQLAWKLRQDPRVTVLEQTSARILTPEMIDAPCTWVVCDASFISLHKVLEVPLKLASPECRLVALIKPQFEVGKGEVGKGGVVRDPALHARVCDEVRAWLESEGWAVDGIVESPITGPEGNVEFLIAAQRA, from the coding sequence GTGGCACAGAAACAACGGATCGACCAATTGCTCGTTATGCGCGGGCTGGCGGAAAGCAGGGCACGGGCGCAGGCGCTTGTCATGGCCGGACTGGTCATGGTGGGGGACCGCAAGGCCGACAAACCGGGGCAGCAATTCGCGGAAGATGTGGAAATCGTCCTGAAAGGGCGGGATCATCCATGGGTATCGCGCGGTGGAATCAAGCTTGCGCATGCGATCGATCATTTCGCACTCGATCCCACGGGTGTGGTGGCGATGGATATCGGCAGTTCGACCGGCGGGTTTACCGATGTGCTGCTCAGCAAGGGGGCTGAACGGGTTTTTGCCGTCGATTCTGGCACTAACCAATTGGCGTGGAAACTGCGCCAGGACCCGCGGGTCACCGTTCTTGAGCAGACCAGCGCCCGCATTCTGACACCGGAAATGATCGATGCGCCCTGTACCTGGGTGGTTTGCGATGCGTCCTTCATTTCGTTGCATAAGGTATTGGAAGTACCTCTAAAACTCGCGTCACCCGAATGCCGTCTCGTGGCCCTGATCAAGCCCCAGTTCGAAGTCGGCAAAGGGGAAGTGGGCAAGGGTGGCGTCGTGCGCGATCCCGCCTTGCATGCCCGCGTATGCGATGAGGTGCGCGCCTGGCTTGAAAGCGAAGGCTGGGCGGTGGACGGTATCGTCGAAAGTCCGATCACGGGCCCCGAAGGCAATGTGGAATTTCTGATCGCTGCACAGCGCGCATGA
- a CDS encoding TspO/MBR family protein, with amino-acid sequence MNLLASQGQLRASLARWALLLMPAVLLAGFLSGELAGSGPGNLWFDSLGKPGIYPPPATFGIVWTILYLMMGFAFAVVCSAWGARGRGSAIAMFLVQLALNLAWAPLFFAAHKISASLVLLGVLAIAVAVTTVLFWRIRWYAGALLLPYLAWVLFAGVLTWQILELNPYADGSNASGAVQRIEF; translated from the coding sequence ATGAATCTTCTCGCCTCGCAAGGGCAATTGCGAGCCAGTCTGGCCCGCTGGGCGCTGTTGCTGATGCCGGCTGTCTTGCTGGCCGGTTTTCTTTCGGGGGAACTGGCGGGCAGTGGGCCGGGTAATCTCTGGTTCGATTCGCTGGGCAAGCCCGGCATTTATCCGCCGCCGGCAACGTTCGGGATTGTCTGGACTATCCTCTATCTGATGATGGGTTTCGCGTTCGCGGTTGTCTGTTCCGCATGGGGTGCCCGTGGGCGTGGGTCGGCGATTGCCATGTTCCTTGTCCAACTGGCGCTCAATCTCGCATGGGCACCGTTGTTTTTTGCCGCGCACAAGATTTCCGCGTCGCTGGTATTGCTTGGCGTTCTGGCGATTGCCGTGGCGGTAACCACGGTGCTGTTCTGGCGTATCCGGTGGTACGCAGGTGCGCTGTTGCTGCCCTATCTCGCGTGGGTCCTGTTTGCGGGCGTGCTCACCTGGCAAATTCTGGAGCTTAACCCCTATGCCGATGGCAGCAACGCCAGTGGGGCGGTGCAGCGCATAGAATTTTAG
- a CDS encoding alpha/beta hydrolase family protein produces MAWHGGKVALLRVALACGLGFSVPGYAAPPLDAYGDLPGVEDISVADNGKAIAFAGTVKGGRRIVLIDTVRNSHFGIPIADMKFDTISWVGSDFAIAEIRATEALGFDFTTNKIELSGALIVPADGSKAETVFAKSDAIAKAIWGYYGSRRLNGKWYGFFSGLALRRGIGPGSYEFDHGRPTLYAVDLKENRATKVADPAGEGNWGDWLVDDKGVVAVTFEMRTKAGTWDISNQKRQTIARGVAKTGNVELLSFNHDGTGVIYTIEDAEDQRVRMFEVPLAGGAQKEILADVDVGRFYVDSTNGRLMGYLPEGSVARTVMFDPAKQEALDRVYRAFRNTTASIKEWTPDFSHFLVHTSGNGDSGTWYIVDMAKGKADPIAYERLQINSSDVGPISTVEYTASDGLKMDGILTLPPGKVAQKLPVILFPHGGPHAFDGEQFDWWAQAFASRGYAVFQPNFRGSTNRDVAFMHAGYGQWGRKMQSDITDGLAELVRRGIVDPSRACIMGGSYGGYAALAGVTLQQGTYRCAVAVAPVSDVRLMYETDLRETAYNPTVRRSRVERLGDPAGYDDVSPRRFAARADAPILLIHGKDDTVVPFKHSEIMADALKRAGKPHEFVTLAAEDHYLSRAATRKQMLEAAMRFVQKYNPAD; encoded by the coding sequence ATGGCATGGCACGGGGGCAAAGTCGCATTGTTGCGCGTGGCGTTGGCTTGCGGCCTGGGCTTCTCCGTGCCGGGCTATGCCGCGCCGCCGTTGGACGCCTATGGCGATCTTCCGGGCGTGGAAGACATTTCTGTCGCCGATAATGGCAAGGCGATTGCTTTCGCTGGGACCGTGAAGGGCGGCCGCCGCATCGTGTTGATCGATACCGTCCGGAATTCTCACTTCGGCATCCCGATAGCAGATATGAAGTTTGACACGATTTCGTGGGTGGGCAGTGATTTCGCCATTGCGGAAATTCGCGCAACCGAGGCGTTGGGTTTCGATTTCACCACCAACAAGATCGAGTTGTCCGGAGCCCTGATAGTGCCCGCAGACGGCAGCAAGGCAGAAACGGTGTTCGCCAAATCGGATGCCATCGCCAAGGCAATATGGGGATATTACGGTTCACGCCGATTGAACGGAAAATGGTACGGGTTCTTTTCCGGTCTTGCTCTGCGACGTGGCATCGGGCCCGGCTCTTACGAATTCGACCATGGCCGCCCGACCCTGTATGCCGTCGATCTCAAGGAAAATCGCGCAACCAAGGTTGCAGATCCCGCGGGCGAGGGGAATTGGGGCGATTGGCTTGTCGATGATAAGGGTGTCGTTGCGGTCACGTTCGAAATGCGCACGAAAGCGGGAACGTGGGATATCAGCAACCAGAAGCGGCAAACCATCGCGCGCGGCGTTGCAAAAACCGGAAATGTCGAGCTGTTAAGTTTTAACCATGATGGGACTGGCGTGATCTATACGATCGAAGATGCGGAAGATCAGCGTGTCCGCATGTTCGAGGTGCCGTTGGCGGGCGGGGCGCAGAAAGAGATTCTCGCCGATGTCGATGTCGGGCGTTTCTATGTGGATAGCACGAACGGGCGCTTGATGGGCTATCTCCCCGAAGGCTCGGTGGCGCGCACCGTCATGTTCGATCCGGCAAAGCAGGAGGCACTCGACCGTGTTTATCGCGCGTTTCGGAATACGACTGCGTCGATTAAGGAATGGACGCCCGACTTCAGCCATTTCCTCGTCCATACGAGCGGGAATGGCGATAGCGGCACATGGTATATCGTGGACATGGCCAAGGGGAAGGCCGACCCGATCGCCTACGAACGGTTGCAGATCAATTCCTCGGATGTCGGTCCGATTTCAACGGTTGAATATACCGCGTCTGATGGCTTGAAGATGGATGGGATACTGACGCTTCCCCCCGGGAAGGTCGCGCAAAAACTGCCCGTCATCCTGTTTCCGCATGGTGGCCCGCATGCCTTCGATGGGGAACAGTTCGATTGGTGGGCGCAGGCCTTTGCATCGCGCGGTTATGCCGTGTTTCAGCCCAATTTTCGCGGCTCTACCAATCGCGACGTCGCGTTCATGCATGCGGGGTATGGGCAATGGGGACGCAAGATGCAGAGCGACATTACCGATGGGCTGGCCGAACTGGTGCGGCGCGGCATCGTCGATCCGTCGCGTGCCTGTATCATGGGGGGCAGCTATGGCGGATATGCCGCGCTGGCGGGCGTGACCCTGCAACAGGGCACCTATCGCTGTGCCGTGGCTGTGGCGCCGGTGAGCGATGTCAGGCTGATGTATGAAACCGATTTGCGCGAAACGGCTTACAACCCGACCGTACGGCGTTCGCGCGTGGAAAGGCTGGGCGACCCGGCGGGCTATGACGATGTTTCCCCGCGCCGGTTCGCTGCACGCGCCGATGCCCCGATTTTGCTGATTCATGGGAAAGACGATACGGTCGTGCCGTTCAAGCACAGCGAGATCATGGCCGATGCCCTGAAACGCGCGGGCAAGCCGCACGAATTCGTGACGCTCGCTGCCGAAGACCATTATCTGTCACGTGCCGCCACGCGCAAACAGATGCTGGAGGCGGCAATGCGGTTTGTGCAGAAATATAATCCCGCCGATTGA
- a CDS encoding branched-chain amino acid aminotransferase — translation MPENQGLTFERLPHPAPTDSAQREQALANPGFGSVFSDHMVTIDWEEGKGWHNATLGPRVPLSLDPATAVLHYAQEIFEGLKAYRQADGTVALFRPEANAARFNASARRLAMAELPEETFVESVRLLVEADRDWFPTVEGGSLYLRPFMIASEAFLGVRPSKKFKYIVIASPAGNYFKSGAPAVSIWVSSDYSRAAPGGTGAAKCGGNYAASLVPQAEAIARGHDQVVFLDAEEHKWIEELGGMNLFFVFDDGRIVTPPLTGTILPGITRNSLLTLAREEGLDVHEERYSVEQWRADAASGKLIETFACGTAAVVTPVGKIADRNGEVLIGSGGPGQLTQKFREKLVGIQRGTVEDKHGWITKLS, via the coding sequence ATGCCCGAAAATCAGGGTCTTACGTTCGAACGTCTTCCCCACCCCGCTCCGACAGATTCGGCACAGCGGGAACAGGCGCTCGCCAATCCCGGTTTCGGTTCGGTATTTTCGGACCACATGGTCACGATCGACTGGGAAGAAGGCAAAGGCTGGCACAATGCCACACTCGGCCCGCGCGTTCCGTTGAGCCTCGATCCGGCAACCGCCGTGCTGCACTATGCGCAGGAAATTTTCGAAGGGCTGAAAGCTTACCGGCAGGCCGATGGCACCGTTGCCCTGTTTCGCCCCGAAGCCAACGCCGCCCGTTTCAACGCATCCGCGCGTCGGCTGGCCATGGCGGAACTGCCTGAAGAGACATTCGTCGAATCGGTGCGCCTTCTGGTCGAAGCTGATCGCGACTGGTTCCCGACGGTTGAGGGCGGTTCGCTGTACCTGCGCCCCTTCATGATCGCATCGGAAGCCTTCCTGGGCGTGCGCCCTTCGAAGAAATTCAAATATATCGTTATCGCCAGCCCGGCCGGTAACTATTTCAAGTCGGGCGCACCTGCCGTGTCGATCTGGGTAAGCAGCGACTATTCGCGCGCGGCCCCCGGTGGCACCGGTGCCGCCAAATGCGGCGGCAATTACGCAGCCAGTCTCGTCCCCCAGGCCGAAGCGATCGCGCGTGGGCACGATCAGGTCGTGTTTCTCGATGCGGAAGAGCACAAATGGATCGAGGAACTGGGCGGCATGAACCTGTTCTTCGTGTTCGACGATGGCCGTATCGTCACCCCCCCGCTGACCGGCACCATTCTGCCGGGCATCACCCGCAACAGCCTGCTGACGCTGGCCCGGGAAGAAGGGCTCGATGTTCATGAGGAACGCTACAGTGTGGAACAGTGGCGCGCCGATGCCGCCAGCGGCAAACTGATCGAAACTTTCGCCTGCGGTACTGCGGCGGTTGTCACCCCCGTCGGGAAGATTGCCGATCGCAATGGCGAAGTACTGATCGGTTCAGGCGGCCCCGGCCAGCTTACACAGAAATTCCGCGAGAAACTCGTTGGTATTCAGCGCGGCACGGTCGAAGACAAACATGGCTGGATAACGAAGCTTTCCTGA
- a CDS encoding accessory factor UbiK family protein — translation MQSENPLIADFVKLMNSAAGTFAGMTREARDGARERLKETLGGLDFVSREEFDAVKEMAAKAREENEKLSERLAALEAKQKA, via the coding sequence ATGCAAAGCGAAAATCCTCTGATCGCCGACTTCGTCAAGCTGATGAACAGCGCCGCTGGTACATTCGCGGGGATGACCCGGGAAGCCCGTGATGGCGCACGCGAACGGCTGAAGGAAACCTTGGGTGGCCTTGATTTTGTCAGTCGCGAAGAATTTGATGCTGTCAAAGAAATGGCAGCCAAGGCACGGGAAGAAAATGAAAAACTTTCCGAACGCCTCGCCGCGTTGGAAGCGAAGCAGAAAGCCTGA
- the recO gene encoding DNA repair protein RecO, whose product MHFRAPAILCAARPHGETAIIARLLTEEHGMVAGYVAGGRGRALRPVVIPGNLVDLDMRARSENQLPFAKVELVESRGPWLAEPLPAAAMTWVCALTASTLPERQSYPNLYSSLSALLTAICHAPSARGWAEALLRYEALLMRELGYGGGDPGPLGEWTGDLAAFDRMGLLIARYCLADRRGNVMAARAMLRDRLARIAGSH is encoded by the coding sequence ATGCATTTTCGCGCCCCCGCCATCCTTTGTGCTGCCCGGCCACACGGTGAAACCGCGATAATCGCGCGCCTGTTGACCGAGGAGCATGGCATGGTGGCGGGCTATGTCGCAGGAGGGCGGGGGCGCGCACTGCGTCCGGTTGTGATCCCGGGCAACCTTGTCGATCTGGACATGCGCGCGCGTTCCGAAAATCAATTACCCTTTGCGAAAGTGGAACTTGTCGAAAGTCGCGGCCCGTGGCTGGCGGAACCCTTGCCCGCAGCGGCGATGACATGGGTTTGCGCGCTGACGGCATCCACTCTGCCGGAACGGCAATCATATCCAAATCTTTACAGTTCATTATCGGCATTACTTACGGCAATTTGTCATGCGCCTTCAGCGCGCGGCTGGGCTGAGGCGCTCTTGCGCTATGAAGCGCTGCTGATGCGGGAACTGGGGTATGGAGGCGGCGATCCCGGCCCGCTGGGGGAATGGACGGGGGATCTGGCGGCTTTTGATCGCATGGGCCTGCTGATCGCGCGATACTGCCTTGCCGACCGCCGCGGAAACGTTATGGCGGCGCGCGCAATGCTGCGCGACCGGCTCGCCCGGATCGCGGGATCCCATTAG
- the yghU gene encoding glutathione-dependent disulfide-bond oxidoreductase, producing the protein MADTTYTPPQVWTWDQENGGRFAGINRPTAGPRTERDLPVGDHPFQLYSLGTPNGQKVTIMFEELLHAGHSGAEYDAWMINIMESDQFTSGFVDINPNSKIPALVDRSGATPFRVFESGAILVHLAEKFDFLLPRDPARRAETFSWLMWQMGTAPFLGGGFGHFFAYAPVKIEYAINRYAMEAKRIFDVADRQLARTQFLAGDEYSIADIAAFPWLGMIHGGHAYNNGAEFLALHEYKHVGRWITELSKRPGVARGRLVNTEKGLAERHAASDFDALDPELLKGG; encoded by the coding sequence ATGGCCGACACGACCTATACCCCGCCTCAGGTCTGGACCTGGGATCAGGAAAACGGCGGCCGTTTCGCCGGAATCAATCGGCCCACGGCCGGCCCGCGTACAGAACGGGATCTGCCGGTAGGCGATCATCCGTTCCAGCTTTACTCGCTCGGCACGCCCAATGGGCAAAAGGTCACGATCATGTTCGAGGAACTGCTCCACGCGGGGCATTCCGGCGCCGAATACGATGCGTGGATGATCAACATCATGGAAAGCGACCAGTTCACTTCCGGGTTCGTCGACATCAATCCCAATTCCAAGATTCCCGCGCTGGTCGACCGCTCGGGCGCGACCCCGTTCCGCGTCTTCGAGTCAGGTGCCATTCTGGTCCATCTGGCCGAAAAGTTCGATTTCCTGTTGCCCCGCGATCCGGCGCGCCGTGCGGAAACGTTCAGCTGGCTGATGTGGCAAATGGGGACCGCGCCCTTCCTGGGTGGCGGGTTCGGCCATTTCTTCGCCTATGCGCCGGTCAAGATCGAATACGCGATCAACCGCTACGCCATGGAAGCGAAGCGGATTTTCGATGTGGCTGACCGCCAGCTCGCGCGGACCCAATTCCTCGCCGGGGATGAGTATTCCATCGCCGATATTGCCGCATTCCCGTGGTTGGGCATGATCCACGGAGGGCATGCCTACAACAATGGCGCGGAATTCCTGGCACTGCACGAATACAAGCATGTCGGCCGCTGGATCACGGAACTGAGCAAGCGCCCGGGCGTGGCCCGTGGCCGACTGGTCAATACCGAAAAGGGCCTAGCCGAGCGCCACGCGGCCAGCGATTTCGACGCGCTGGACCCCGAATTGCTGAAAGGCGGTTGA
- the leuB gene encoding 3-isopropylmalate dehydrogenase — protein MKIAVFAGDGIGPEIMHEALRVLDALALPDVTLMEGYVGGAGYRKLGHPLHADTIRIAHEADAILFGAVGDFECDNLERHLRPEQAILGLRRELTLFANLRPATMFAGLEEMSALRPEVAGKIDMLIVRELNGDVYFGEKGIRTLDDGRRQGWDLMSYAEDEVRRIAHVAFRAAQGRKGRLCSVDKSNVLETFQLWRDVMIEVGAEYPDVALSHMYVDNAAMQLVRDPGQFDVIVTGNMFGDILSDQASMCVGSIGLLASAALGETQTQYGTKGLFEPIHGSAPDIAGQGKANPMAMILSLAIMLRHSFGLEAEAVRIEAAVAQALADGIRGGDLGGTAGTAEIGDAVLARL, from the coding sequence ATGAAGATCGCGGTTTTCGCCGGAGACGGCATCGGTCCCGAAATCATGCATGAGGCGCTGCGGGTTCTCGATGCGCTCGCACTGCCCGATGTCACATTGATGGAAGGCTATGTTGGCGGCGCCGGTTATCGCAAGCTTGGCCACCCTTTGCACGCAGATACCATCCGTATCGCGCATGAAGCCGACGCGATCCTGTTTGGCGCTGTCGGCGATTTCGAATGCGATAATCTCGAACGCCATCTGCGCCCCGAACAGGCAATTCTTGGCCTGCGGCGCGAACTCACGCTGTTCGCCAATCTGCGTCCGGCCACGATGTTTGCCGGGCTGGAAGAAATGTCCGCGCTGCGCCCCGAAGTGGCCGGCAAGATCGACATGCTGATCGTGCGCGAACTGAACGGCGACGTATACTTTGGCGAGAAGGGCATTCGCACGCTGGACGATGGCCGTCGTCAGGGCTGGGACCTGATGTCTTATGCCGAGGACGAAGTGCGCCGGATCGCCCATGTGGCGTTCCGCGCGGCGCAGGGGCGCAAGGGGCGGCTGTGTTCGGTCGACAAATCGAATGTGCTGGAGACGTTCCAGTTGTGGCGCGATGTGATGATCGAAGTTGGCGCGGAATATCCCGATGTCGCGCTGAGCCATATGTACGTCGATAACGCGGCGATGCAGCTGGTGCGCGATCCGGGCCAGTTCGACGTGATCGTGACGGGCAACATGTTTGGCGACATCCTGTCGGATCAGGCGAGCATGTGTGTCGGTTCGATTGGGCTTCTTGCCAGCGCCGCGCTGGGTGAAACGCAAACGCAATACGGCACCAAGGGCCTGTTCGAGCCGATTCACGGCAGCGCGCCGGACATTGCCGGGCAGGGCAAGGCCAATCCCATGGCGATGATCCTGAGCCTTGCCATCATGCTGCGCCACAGTTTCGGGCTGGAAGCGGAAGCTGTCCGGATCGAGGCGGCCGTTGCGCAAGCATTGGCTGACGGGATTCGCGGCGGCGATCTGGGTGGCACGGCTGGCACGGCTGAAATTGGCGATGCGGTGCTCGCACGCCTCTGA